The region ACGCATGACTTCTTCAAGGTGACGAAGATGCCAGCGATACTGGGCAAGAAGATCGGAATGACGCGCGTATTCGATGAGCAGGGCCGGATGGTTCCGGTCACGGTCATCGAGGCCGGTCCGTGTGTCGTCGTGCAGCGCAAGACGACGGCGAAGGACGGCTACGAGGCCATCCAGGTGGGGTTCGAGGACCGCAAGCGCGAGCGGCTGAACCAGCCGCAGCTGGGGCACTTCCAGTCGCGGAACGTCGCTCCGAAGCGCTACCTGCGTGAGTTCCACGTAGCGGCCGAGCAGGAAGTGAACACGGGCGACGAGATTCGCGTCGAGGTGTTCGCGAAGGGCGATCAGGTCGTGGTGCAGGGCACGTCGAAGGGCAAGGGTTTCGCGGGCGGCATGAAGCGGTACCACTTCCGCGGCGGCCCGATGGAGCATGGCGCCAGCAAGATCCACCGCAAGCCGATGTCCGGAGGCGCGACGGATGCGGCGCGCGTGTTCCCCGGCGCCCGACGGCCGGGGCACCTGGGCGCCGCGACGGTGACCCAGAAGGGCCTGACCGTAGTGGACGTGGACGCCGAACGGAACCTGCTGCTGATCAAGGGCGCCGTGCCGGGCGCCAACGGCGGCCTGCTGCTGATACGGAGCCGCGAGAGCGCGTAGCCTTGGGTGCACGGGCCCGGCCGCTGCGACGGGACGACCCGCGACTCGCCGGGTGAAGGGATGAGTTTGATGCCGCAGTTGTCACTCTACGATACGGCCGGACAGAAGGTGGGACAGGTCGAGGCCGCCGCCGAGGTCTTCGCGACCCCGCTGAACCGCGATCTGTTGCACCAGGCTGTCATGGTCATTGAAGGGCAGCGGACCCGCAAGGCCGGTCTGGCCAAGACGCGGGGCGAGGTGGATCGGACGACCGCCAAGATGTACCGCCAGAAGGGCCTCGGCCGCGCGCGCCACGGTGCCCGCAGCGCGCCGCTCTTTGTCGGCGGCGGGGTGGCCCACCCCCCCAAGGGCGACAACCGCGTCCTGACCATGCCCAAGAAGGCCCGCCGCAAGGCGCTGTATTCGGCGCTGTCGGAGAAGGCCCGGCGGGGCAAGGTCCTGGTGCTGCAGGAGCTGGCGCTGGCCGCTCCGCGGACCCGCGACGTGGTGGACCTGCTGGCGGCCATGCATGTGACGGGGAAGGTCATCATGCTGGTATCGGGGGACGAGGCCAACAACGAGAGCAACGCCAAGAGCGTGCGGAACATACCCGGCCTGCTGCTGCGCGAGGCGCCGCACCTGAACGCACGGGATGCGCTGTGGGCGGACTATGTCGTCCTGACGCAAGCGGCCTTGCAGGTCATGACCGGAGGAGGCGAGGCCGATGCTTAAGGGTGGCGACCCGAGTGTGTTGGAGCACCGCGCGATCATCCTGCGCCCGCTTGTGACCGAGAAGAGCATGCGGGAGTCGGCAGAGCACAACAAGTACTGTTTCAAGGTGGACACGCGGGCGAACAAGATCCAGATTGCCCGGGCCATCGAGGCGATCTTCAACGTACGGGTCCTGGACGTCAACACGATGATGATCCATGGCAAGGCCCGGCGGCGCAGCTACCGCCACCGCACCGGCCACACGTCGCGCTGGAAGAAGGCCATCGTGACGCTGGCGCCGGGTTCGACGATTGACGTGTTGGCGGGCGGGTAAGGCTGCCCACCCCCGGCCCTGCGGGCCGACCCCTCCCCGGGGGGGAGGGGTGAAGGCTACGGCCACGGCGCGGACGGGTACCAGACGGGAGCGCTGGCGTGGCGGCTCACTGGCCAGGTGAGCCCCGCTATCAGCAAGGAGCAACGAAATGGCACTCAAGGAACACAAGCCCACCTCAGCCGGTCGTCGCACGCTGACGACCGTCGTCAAGGAGGGCGTGGACAGGAACAAGAAGCCCGAGAAGGCTTTGCGGGTACGCAAGACCAACGCCGCCGGGCGGAACAACACCGGCAAGATCACCGTTCGCCACCAGGGCGGCGGCCACCGCAAGCTGGTGCGCCAGATTGACTTCAAGCGCAACAAGGACGACGTGCCGGCCAAGGTCGCCGCGATCGAGTACGACCCGGGCCGCTCGGCGAACATCGCCCTGCTGCACTACGCGGACGGCGAGAAGCGCTACATCCTGGCGCCGCTGGGCGTCTCCAAGGGCGACACGCTGATTTCCGGCAACGCCGTGCCGCCGCGGCTGGGCAACTCGCTGCCGCTGGAGCGGATCCCCCTGGGCAGCACGGTGCACAATGTCGAGTTGACGCCGGGGCGCGGCGGGCAGATGGTGCGCAGCGCCGGCGCGGAGGCCCAGGTCGTCGCCAAGGAGGGCACGCTGGTCACGCTCCGCCTGCCTTCGGGCGAGATGCGCATGGTGTCCCAGCGCTGCCGCGCGACGATGGGTCGGGTCGGCAACACGGACCATGGCAACGTGCGCGACGCGAAGGCCGGCCGCAGCCGGTGGCGCGGCGTCCGGCCGACGGTACGCGGCGTGGTCATGAACCCGAAGGACCATCCGCATGGCGGCGGCGAGGGCAAGGCGCCGATCGGTCTGGACAGCCCGCGGTCGCCGTGGGGCTGGAAGACGCTGGGCAAGAAGACGCGCAAGGTGCGGAAGCAGTCGAGCAAGTACATCGTGCGCCGGCGGGGCAGCAAGTAGAGTGACGGGGCGCGATTTGTCGCGCCGGTGGCCTGGGCGCGAGGGATCGCGCCGCACCAGAAGAGGTACGGTATGGCAAGGTCAATCAAGAAGGGCCCGTACGCCGAAGAGAAGCTCCTGGCCAAGGTGCAGGCGATGAACGAGAGCGGCCCGAAGCGCATGATCCGGACGTGGTCGCGACGCTCGACGATCTTCCCGGAGATGCTGGGGCACACCATCGCCGTGCACGACGGCCGCAAGCACGTGCCCATTCTGATCACCGAGAACATGGTCGGGCACAAGCTGGGAGAGTTTGCACCGACCCGCACCTTCCGCGGCATGCGCGGTGGCAAGTCTGAGAAGACGACGGGTGGCCCCAAGTAGGTCAGGGGCGGGCTCTGAGGAGCCCGGCCCGGTCGCGGGGCGGTCGCCTGCGGCCCCCCGTCGCAGCCGCCCACCGGTTTGAGGAGCAAGGACCATGGATGCAAGAGCGATTGCCAAGTACGTGCGGTGCGGACCGCGCAAAGTCATGCGATATGCGGATCTGGTGCGGGGCAAGGCGCTAGGCGAGGCGCGGTCGGTCTTGGGCGTGCAGCCCAGTCCGGCGGCCAGGGCACTGAGCCTGGTGCTGGAGTCGGCCGTGGCCAACGCTGAGAACAACCACAACATGGACGGCGACGACCTGACGGTCAAGACGGTCATGATAGACGGCTCGACCAAGATGCCGCGCCTGAAGCCACGGGCGCGCGGGCGGGCCGACCGGTACGTGCGGCGCACCTGCCACATCACGGTGGTCGTGAGTGACGGGCAGGCAGAGGAAGAGTAGGGCAGGCAGGACGGGCTCCGGGCGGAGACGCGGCGGGGCCCGAGTGACGGCGAACCTGATCGTTCGCCCCACGCGACGCAGAACATGGAGTGACCCATGGGACAGAAGGTACATCCGTACGGCTTCAGGCTGGGCGTGATCCGCGAGGCACGCAGCCGCTGGTTCGCCGAGGGCAAGCGCTACCGCGACCTGCTCATCGAGGACATCAAAATCCGGCAGTTCGTGCTGGACCAGACGCGGAACGCCTCGGTCTCCGACATCACGTTGGAGCGCGCTGCGGACACCATCACCGTGACGGTCTCGACCGCCAAGCCGGGCATCATCATCGGCAAGGGTGGGCGGGACGTAGACACGATGCGCCAGAAGATCGAGAAGATGTCCGGTCAGAAGGTGCGCGTGAATGTCGAGGAGACGAAGGAACCGGACCTGAACGCGCAACTCGTGGCCGACAACATCGCCCGGCAGATCGAGCGCCGCGTCTCGTACCGGCGCGCGATGCGGCAGGCCGTGGACCGCGCGATGCGGCTGGGGGCCGGCGGCATTCGCTGCTCCGTCAGCGGTCGCCTCGGCGGCGCCGAGATCGCCCGCACCGAGGGCGTCGGGCCCGAGGGTCGCGTGCCACTGCACACGCTGCGCGCCGATGTGGAGTATGGCCGCGCCGAGGCTAAGACGGGCTACGGGCACATCGGCGTGAAGGTCTGGGTGTACCGCGGCGAGGTGCTGCCCCCCAAGAAGGAGTCGGCCGCCCCGCCGGCGCCGGAGGTTGAGGCCCCGGCCGCAGCGGCTCCGGCCGCCGAGCCCGTGGTAGCGGAAGCCCCCGCAGCGGCGGCCGTGGAGGCTCCCCCGGCCCCGGTCGTGCCGCAGATTGACGCGGCTCCGGCGCAGACCGAAGTGATCGAATTGGCGGCGCCCGAAGAGGACGAACTGCTCAGCGCCCTGGGCGGCCCCGAGGCGAGCGAAGAGGAGTAACCGACGATGTTGATGCCCAAGCGCACCAAGCACCGGAAGACCCATCGCGGCAACATGCGCGGCGCGGCGGACCGTGGCAACAACCTGGACTTTGGCGAGTTCGGTCTGCAGGCGCTGGAGCCGTCGTGGATCACCAGCCGGCAGATCGAGTCGGCCCGTGTGGCCATGACCCGCTATGCCCAGCGCGGCGGCAAGGTTTGGATCCGGATCTTCCCGGACCGCCCGGTCACCAAGAAGCCGGCTGAGACCCGCATGGGTAAGGGTAAGGGCGCCCCGGAGTTCTGGGTCGCCGTCGTGAAGCCGGGCCGGGTCATGTTCGAGATGGCCGGCGTGCCGGTAGACGTGGCCAAGGAAGCCATGCGGCTGGCCATGCACAAGCTGCCGATCAAGTGCCGCTTCGTCACGCGGGAGGATGATCTGAATGCCTGACAACTCCAAGAGCACCCGCGACTTCGTGGAGCAGATTCGCCAGGCTTCGCCTGAGGAACTGCACGAGCGGCTGCGCCACATCCAGGAGGCGCTGTTCAATCTGCGCTTCCGGCTGGCGTCCGGACAGGTTGAGGACCCCAAGCGCGTGCGCAAGTACCGCAAGGCGATCGCGCGCATCCGCACCATTCAGACCGAGCGCGGGCTGAGCTAAGGATATCTGACTAGAGGCAGAGCGATGAGCGAGAAGCTGAAGCGAACTCTTGAGGGCACCGTGGTCAGTGACAAGATGGACAAGACCGTCGTGGTGGCCGTGCAGCGCCTGACCCCGCACCCGGTCTATGGTCGCGTGCTGCGCCGCACCGCGCGGTTCAAGGCCCACGACGAGACCAACGACGCCCACACCGGCGACCGCGTGATGATCACCGAGTGCCGGCCGCTGTCGAAGGACAAGTCCTGGCGCGTGGTCCAGGTCCTCGAGCGGGCGAGATAGGGCGCGGGCAGCAACGCCCGGAACGACGGCGCGACGGATGGCGCCACCACGACTGAGCAGCAACGGACGTGCCAGCAGGATGCTGGCGCTCCCACGACACACGCCGGAGGCGTACGGAAGTGCCTTTTTCTACCGAACAGATTCGCAACCTGGTATTGATCGGCCATCGGGGCTCGGGGAAGACCTCCCTGGTCGAGGGCCTGCTGTTCGCCACCGGCGCCATTGATCGTCTGGGCAAGGTGGACAACGGGACCGCCACGGCGGACTTCGAGGCTGAGGAAGTCGCCCGACAGATCTCGATCACCCCGTCGCTGTGCCACTGCGAGTACGGCGGCGTGAAGATCAACCTGGTGGACACCCCGGGGTACTCGGAGTTCTTCGCCGACGTGCCGGTGGCGATGAAGGTGGCCGACACGGCGCTGCTCGTCCTGGACGCGCAGGCCGGCGTCGAGATCCACACCATCAAGGTGTACAGCACTGCCCGCGAGATGGGCGTTCCGGTGGTCGGCGTCGTCAGCAAGATGGACAAGGAACACGCCGACTTCGCCGCCGCCGTGGATAGCATGAACCGGATGCTCAAGGACTGCGAGGCCGTGCCGGTACAGTTGCCGATCGGCCAGGGGACAAGTTTTGGGGGCGTCGTGGACCTGGTGGCCCTGAAGG is a window of bacterium DNA encoding:
- the rplC gene encoding 50S ribosomal protein L3; the protein is MPAILGKKIGMTRVFDEQGRMVPVTVIEAGPCVVVQRKTTAKDGYEAIQVGFEDRKRERLNQPQLGHFQSRNVAPKRYLREFHVAAEQEVNTGDEIRVEVFAKGDQVVVQGTSKGKGFAGGMKRYHFRGGPMEHGASKIHRKPMSGGATDAARVFPGARRPGHLGAATVTQKGLTVVDVDAERNLLLIKGAVPGANGGLLLIRSRESA
- the rplD gene encoding 50S ribosomal protein L4 — its product is MPQLSLYDTAGQKVGQVEAAAEVFATPLNRDLLHQAVMVIEGQRTRKAGLAKTRGEVDRTTAKMYRQKGLGRARHGARSAPLFVGGGVAHPPKGDNRVLTMPKKARRKALYSALSEKARRGKVLVLQELALAAPRTRDVVDLLAAMHVTGKVIMLVSGDEANNESNAKSVRNIPGLLLREAPHLNARDALWADYVVLTQAALQVMTGGGEADA
- the rplW gene encoding 50S ribosomal protein L23, whose amino-acid sequence is MLEHRAIILRPLVTEKSMRESAEHNKYCFKVDTRANKIQIARAIEAIFNVRVLDVNTMMIHGKARRRSYRHRTGHTSRWKKAIVTLAPGSTIDVLAGG
- the rplB gene encoding 50S ribosomal protein L2 translates to MALKEHKPTSAGRRTLTTVVKEGVDRNKKPEKALRVRKTNAAGRNNTGKITVRHQGGGHRKLVRQIDFKRNKDDVPAKVAAIEYDPGRSANIALLHYADGEKRYILAPLGVSKGDTLISGNAVPPRLGNSLPLERIPLGSTVHNVELTPGRGGQMVRSAGAEAQVVAKEGTLVTLRLPSGEMRMVSQRCRATMGRVGNTDHGNVRDAKAGRSRWRGVRPTVRGVVMNPKDHPHGGGEGKAPIGLDSPRSPWGWKTLGKKTRKVRKQSSKYIVRRRGSK
- the rpsS gene encoding 30S ribosomal protein S19, whose protein sequence is MARSIKKGPYAEEKLLAKVQAMNESGPKRMIRTWSRRSTIFPEMLGHTIAVHDGRKHVPILITENMVGHKLGEFAPTRTFRGMRGGKSEKTTGGPK
- the rplV gene encoding 50S ribosomal protein L22 codes for the protein MDARAIAKYVRCGPRKVMRYADLVRGKALGEARSVLGVQPSPAARALSLVLESAVANAENNHNMDGDDLTVKTVMIDGSTKMPRLKPRARGRADRYVRRTCHITVVVSDGQAEEE
- the rplP gene encoding 50S ribosomal protein L16; this translates as MLMPKRTKHRKTHRGNMRGAADRGNNLDFGEFGLQALEPSWITSRQIESARVAMTRYAQRGGKVWIRIFPDRPVTKKPAETRMGKGKGAPEFWVAVVKPGRVMFEMAGVPVDVAKEAMRLAMHKLPIKCRFVTREDDLNA
- the rpmC gene encoding 50S ribosomal protein L29, with amino-acid sequence MPDNSKSTRDFVEQIRQASPEELHERLRHIQEALFNLRFRLASGQVEDPKRVRKYRKAIARIRTIQTERGLS
- the rpsQ gene encoding 30S ribosomal protein S17, which codes for MSEKLKRTLEGTVVSDKMDKTVVVAVQRLTPHPVYGRVLRRTARFKAHDETNDAHTGDRVMITECRPLSKDKSWRVVQVLERAR
- a CDS encoding GTP-binding protein encodes the protein MPFSTEQIRNLVLIGHRGSGKTSLVEGLLFATGAIDRLGKVDNGTATADFEAEEVARQISITPSLCHCEYGGVKINLVDTPGYSEFFADVPVAMKVADTALLVLDAQAGVEIHTIKVYSTAREMGVPVVGVVSKMDKEHADFAAAVDSMNRMLKDCEAVPVQLPIGQGTSFGGVVDLVALKAYTGSGKDLKATDVPGDLADAVAEAREKLIDAVAATDDDLTEKYLEAGELTAAELANGLKKAVAEGLLVPVLCCDGLEAKGLGSSLEFFKGSCPAPNARPAWTGVKPGTDQEETRECAAAAPFSAFVFKTLSDPYVGRINLLRVVSGKATSDMPVTNTSRNAKEKLS